The following proteins are encoded in a genomic region of Heptranchias perlo isolate sHepPer1 chromosome 6, sHepPer1.hap1, whole genome shotgun sequence:
- the pou3f3b gene encoding POU domain, class 3, transcription factor 3-B, whose amino-acid sequence MATATSNPYMPSNSILSSNSIVHSDSGGMQQATTYRDPSKMVQSDFMQGAIASNGHMLSHAHQWVTALPHTDAGSPWSTAMSGSPLGQQQQQQQQQDVKPSVQVVGRDELHTGAAPLHHHRPPHLPPHQPSHGGHPTAWGATTTAHMPSMGSAGQPLIYSQPGFTVNGMLSQAGGQSLHPGLRDTPELVDHGQQHHSHDHSDEDTPTSDDLEQFAKQFKQRRIKLGFTQADVGLALGTLYGNVFSQTTICRFEALQLSFKNMCKLKPLLNKWLEEADSSTGSPTSIDKIAAQGRKRKKRTSIEVSVKGALESHFLKCPKPSAQEIASLADSLQLEKEVVRVWFCNRRQKEKRMTPPGGVQQTDDVYSQVGNVNADTPPSHHGLQTAVQ is encoded by the coding sequence ATGGCGACAGCGACGTCCAATCCCTACATGCCGAGCAATAGCATCCTGTCGTCCAACTCTATCGTGCACAGCGACTCAGGCGGCATGCAGCAGGCGACCACGTACCGGGATCCCTCGAAAATGGTGCAAAGCGACTTCATGCAGGGGGCCATCGCCAGCAACGGCCACATGCTCAGCCATGCACACCAGTGGGTGACGGCGCTGCCGCACACCGATGCCGGCTCGCCCTGGTCCACGGCCATGTCCGGCAGCCCCTTgggtcagcagcagcaacagcagcagcaacaggacGTGAAGCCGTCGGTGCAGGTCGTGGGCCGGGACGAGCTGCACACGGGAGCcgctcctctccaccaccaccgccCGCCTCACCTGCCTCCTCACCAGCCGTCTCACGGCGGCCACCCAACCGCCTGGGGGGCGACCACCACGGCTCACATGCCTTCCATGGGCTCGGCCGGTCAGCCTCTCATCTACTCGCAGCCCGGATTCACCGTCAACGGCATGCTGAGTCAGGCGGGAGGGCAGAGCCTGCACCCGGGTCTGAGGGACACGCCGGAGCTGGTGGATCACGGGCAGCAGCACCACAGCCACGACCACTCGGACGAGGACACGCCGACCTCGGACGACCTGGAGCAATTCGCCAAGCAGTTCAAGCAGAGGAGGATCAAGCTGGGCTTCACCCAGGCCGACGTGGGCTTGGCGCTGGGCACCCTCTATGGCAACGTCTTCTCTCAGACGACCATCTGCAGGTTCGAAGCGTTGCAGCTGAGCTTTAAAAATATGTGCAAACTCAAGCCTCTACTGAACAAGTGGCTGGAGGAGGCCGACTCGTCGACCGGCAGCCCCACCAGCATCGACAAAATAGCGGCTcaggggaggaagagaaagaagcGCACCTCCATCGAGGTGAGCGTCAAAGGAGCGCTGGAGAGCCATTTCTTGAAATGTCCCAAGCCCTCGGCGCAGGAGATCGCGTCCCTGGCAGACAGCCTTCAGTTGGAAAAAGAAGTTGTCCGGGTTTGGTTCTGCAATCGGAGGCAGAAAGAGAAACGCATGACGCCGCCGGGAGGAGTGCAGCAAACGGACGATGTGTACTCACAGGTCGGCAATGTAAACGCCGACACACCGCCCTCTCACCACGGACTACAAACCGCCGTGCAGTGA